One part of the Solanum dulcamara chromosome 3, daSolDulc1.2, whole genome shotgun sequence genome encodes these proteins:
- the LOC129882346 gene encoding E3 ubiquitin-protein ligase HAKAI homolog isoform X1 produces the protein MLQIRLSKPANENGGVAKCLPPETVTVACPDHLVIADLPVAKSLGTVNPASQLKTVGRRSRRQLGERVHFCVRCDFPIAVYGRLSPCEHIFCLDCARSDSLCYLCDERIQKIQTIKMLEGVYVCAAPHCLKSFLKKTEFESHIHEVHSDLLRAEKDGNVSESANARKPAASESTVQASPRPIFSPSSGSQVHDREDKALHSQTRDQQPPRPFMQQKPPFTGSIQNHPLEQESDSNPPPGFERPGVQSRLPQQGFGAQVSLRPDPGHFLDKQQGIMVSSSNREYPMHMPQPHGFAVPMSSNPGLAPQFGYPQFAPDGAQPFYGATSFEMSRPDSTPERGSEQGSLLGFRPGAAGNMNFPENYPRPWNMGQPAGPFEPTAVQPPRDGIVNAADPQGRAVFFQGDYGRNASVVPSNLQPPPSTNRGLEGGQSSNSMDTGDSKGILMPQPMSLPPPPPLPHHMSQLQIGGRHYSGDTSHDGQGYGWQHEKRDNFRSSQD, from the exons ATGCTTCAGATCCGTCTCAGCAAGCCAGCAAATGAGAATGGTGGAGTTGCTAAGTGTTTGCCTCCTGAAACTGTTACAGTTGCATGTCCTGATCATCTTGTTATAGCTGATCTTCCTGTAGCCAAGAGCCTTGGAACAGTAAATCCTGCATCTCAACTCAAAACTGTTGGCCGGAGGTCCCGGCGACAGCTTGGTGAACGAGTACATTTTTGTGTCCGCTGTGACTTCCCTATAGCTGTTTATGGACGTCTG AGCCCGTGCGAACATATCTTCTGTCTAGATTGTGCCAGGAGCGACTCTCTCTGCTACCT CTGTGATGAACGCATTCAGAAGATTCAGACAATTAAAATGCTGGAAGGGGTCTACGTCTGCGCAGCTCCGCATTGTCTCAAGTCCTTTCTGAAGAAGACTGAATTTGAATCTCATATTCATGAGGTTCACAGTGATCTCCTCCGTGCAGAAAAAGATGGAAACGTTTCAGAATCTGCTAATGCTAGAAAACCTGCAGCATCTGAATCTACAGTGCAAGCATCACCTAGGCCCATATTTTCTCCTAGTTCAGGTTCCCAGGTACATGATCGTGAAGACAAAGCTCTTCATTCTCAAACTAGAGACCAACAGCCTCCTAGGCCTTTTATGCAACAAAAGCCACCTTTCACTGGTTCAATCCAAAATCATCCACTAGAGCAAGAGTCTGATAGTAATCCTCCTCCAGGCTTTGAAAGGCCTGGCGTGCAGAGCCGGTTACCTCAGCAAGGCTTTGGTGCACAGGTTTCATTGCGGCCAGACCCAGGACACTTTCTGGACAAGCAGCAAGGGATTATGGTGAGCTCCTCTAATCGTGAATATCCAATGCACATGCCCCAACCTCATGGCTTTGCTGTTCCTATGAGTTCAAATCCAGGTTTGGCTCCTCAATTTGGTTATCCTCAGTTTGCACCTGATGGAGCCCAACCATTTTATGGTGCTACTTCATTTGAGATGTCTAGGCCAGACTCAACTCCTGAAAGGGGATCAGAACAAGGGTCTTTGTTAGGTTTTCGACCTGGTGCTGCAGGAAATATGAATTTTCCAGAAAATTACCCTCGGCCATGGAATATGGGGCAGCCGGCTGGGCCATTTGAGCCCACTGCAGTTCAACCTCCTCGAGATGGTATTGTTAATGCTGCTGATCCTCAAGGAAGAGCAGTATTTTTCCAAGGAGATTATGGAAGGAATGCCAGTGTAGTGCCCTCAAACCTGCAACCTCCGCCTTCAACCAACAGAGGATTGGAAGGTGGACAGAGTAGTAATTCCATGGATACTGGAGATAGCAAGGGTATACTGATGCCACAACCTATGTCCCTCCCACCACCCCCACCTTTACCTCATCACATGTCACAACTCCAGATAGGGGGTAGACACTATTCTGGTGATACAAGTCATGATGGACAGGGCTATGGTTGGCAACATGAGAAGCGTGATAATTTCAGAAGCAGCCAAGACTAG
- the LOC129882346 gene encoding E3 ubiquitin-protein ligase HAKAI homolog isoform X2 — protein MLRILLNKRANESGGVVKGLPPETVRVACPDHLVLADLPVAKSLGSVNPASLVKTVGRRSLRQPGKRVHMCIRCDFPIAVYGRLSPCEHIFCLDCARSDSLCYLCDERIQKIQTIKMLEGVYVCAAPHCLKSFLKKTEFESHIHEVHSDLLRAEKDGNVSESANARKPAASESTVQASPRPIFSPSSGSQVHDREDKALHSQTRDQQPPRPFMQQKPPFTGSIQNHPLEQESDSNPPPGFERPGVQSRLPQQGFGAQVSLRPDPGHFLDKQQGIMVSSSNREYPMHMPQPHGFAVPMSSNPGLAPQFGYPQFAPDGAQPFYGATSFEMSRPDSTPERGSEQGSLLGFRPGAAGNMNFPENYPRPWNMGQPAGPFEPTAVQPPRDGIVNAADPQGRAVFFQGDYGRNASVVPSNLQPPPSTNRGLEGGQSSNSMDTGDSKGILMPQPMSLPPPPPLPHHMSQLQIGGRHYSGDTSHDGQGYGWQHEKRDNFRSSQD, from the exons ATGCTTCGGATCCTGCTTAACAAGCGAGCAAATGAGAGTGGTGGAGTTGTTAAGGGGTTGCCTCCTGAAACTGTCAGAGTTGCTTGTCCTGATCATCTTGTTTTAGCTGATCTTCCTGTAGCCAAGAGCCTTGGTTCAGTGAATCCTGCATCTCTGGTCAAAACTGTTGGCCGGAGGTCCCTGCGCCAGCCTGGTAAACGAGTACATATGTGTATCCGCTGTGACTTTCCCATCGCTGTTTATGGACGTCTG AGCCCGTGCGAACATATCTTCTGTCTAGATTGTGCCAGGAGCGACTCTCTCTGCTACCT CTGTGATGAACGCATTCAGAAGATTCAGACAATTAAAATGCTGGAAGGGGTCTACGTCTGCGCAGCTCCGCATTGTCTCAAGTCCTTTCTGAAGAAGACTGAATTTGAATCTCATATTCATGAGGTTCACAGTGATCTCCTCCGTGCAGAAAAAGATGGAAACGTTTCAGAATCTGCTAATGCTAGAAAACCTGCAGCATCTGAATCTACAGTGCAAGCATCACCTAGGCCCATATTTTCTCCTAGTTCAGGTTCCCAGGTACATGATCGTGAAGACAAAGCTCTTCATTCTCAAACTAGAGACCAACAGCCTCCTAGGCCTTTTATGCAACAAAAGCCACCTTTCACTGGTTCAATCCAAAATCATCCACTAGAGCAAGAGTCTGATAGTAATCCTCCTCCAGGCTTTGAAAGGCCTGGCGTGCAGAGCCGGTTACCTCAGCAAGGCTTTGGTGCACAGGTTTCATTGCGGCCAGACCCAGGACACTTTCTGGACAAGCAGCAAGGGATTATGGTGAGCTCCTCTAATCGTGAATATCCAATGCACATGCCCCAACCTCATGGCTTTGCTGTTCCTATGAGTTCAAATCCAGGTTTGGCTCCTCAATTTGGTTATCCTCAGTTTGCACCTGATGGAGCCCAACCATTTTATGGTGCTACTTCATTTGAGATGTCTAGGCCAGACTCAACTCCTGAAAGGGGATCAGAACAAGGGTCTTTGTTAGGTTTTCGACCTGGTGCTGCAGGAAATATGAATTTTCCAGAAAATTACCCTCGGCCATGGAATATGGGGCAGCCGGCTGGGCCATTTGAGCCCACTGCAGTTCAACCTCCTCGAGATGGTATTGTTAATGCTGCTGATCCTCAAGGAAGAGCAGTATTTTTCCAAGGAGATTATGGAAGGAATGCCAGTGTAGTGCCCTCAAACCTGCAACCTCCGCCTTCAACCAACAGAGGATTGGAAGGTGGACAGAGTAGTAATTCCATGGATACTGGAGATAGCAAGGGTATACTGATGCCACAACCTATGTCCCTCCCACCACCCCCACCTTTACCTCATCACATGTCACAACTCCAGATAGGGGGTAGACACTATTCTGGTGATACAAGTCATGATGGACAGGGCTATGGTTGGCAACATGAGAAGCGTGATAATTTCAGAAGCAGCCAAGACTAG
- the LOC129882348 gene encoding reticulon-like protein B12, producing the protein MGSSDKLFNRQRSLHQILGEGFVADVVLWRRKDVTVGILVVTLFAWVVFERSGYTLLSLVSSVFFLLFTILFLWSKSAAILNRPAPPLPHLYLSEEMVNEAACFIRNHINMLLTVSEDIALGKDTNMFVKVSAGLILVSVLGGLTDFLTLGYISLVIALTVPALYEKYEDQVDAYLLMAYRKLWQLYHKFDAVCVNKVPRLSLEKKKLS; encoded by the exons ATGGGTTCATCTGATAAATTGTTTAACAGGCAGAGAAGTCTTCATCAGATCCTTGGAGAAGGTTTTG TTGCTGATGTTGTTCTATGGAGGCGAAAAGATGTGACAGTGGGAATTCTTGTAGTAACATTGTTTGCTTGGGTGGTGTTTGAGAGATCTGGTTATACACTTCTATCATTAGTCTCAAGTGTTTTCTTTCTGCTGTTCACAATTTTGTTTCTATGGTCTAAATCAGCTGCAATTCTTAACAG ACCAGCTCCACCTCTGCCGCATTTGTATCTCTCTGAAGAAATGGTAAATGAAGCAGCTTGTTTCATCCGCAATCACATCAACATGTTACTGACAGTTTCTGAGGATATTGCCCTTGGTAAGGACACAAATATGTTTGTTAAGGTCTCCGCGGGGCTGATTCTGGTATCTGTCCTTGGAGGCTTGACCGATTTCCTCACATTGGGCTACATTA GCCTTGTGATTGCTCTTACAGTTCCTGCACTCTATGAGAAGTATGAAGACCAAGTTGATGCATATCTGTTAATGGCATACAGGAAATTGTGGCAGTTGTATCATAAATTTGATGCCGTGTGTGTTAACAAGGTTCCAAGATTAAGTTtggaaaagaagaaattaagcTAA
- the LOC129882349 gene encoding OVARIAN TUMOR DOMAIN-containing deubiquitinating enzyme 3, with translation MAAIPSNEMVLDELRHGFAQFELVTSPVASVSASSYRSHQRGNPFAVFSGATGHQFFARIGTSLGGASPALKKVEHYSVQKITGDGRCMFRALVKGMAYNKGVKLHPQDERDDADELRMAVKEAICDDEKELLKYEEALVAITVEESLRRYCQRIGRSDFWGGESELLVLSKLCCQPIMVYIPEQEHGGRGSGFIPIAEYGAEFRKGSKNRKVVRLLYSGRNHYDLLV, from the exons ATGGCGGCCATCCCCTCTAATG AAATGGTGCTTGATGAGCTGAGACATGGATTCGCCCAGTTTGAGCTGGTTACTTCTCCAGTTGCTTCAGTTTCTGCTTCCAGTTACAGATCTCATCAAAGAGGAAACCCATTTGCCGTTTTCTCTGGCGCCACTGGTCATCAATTTTTTGCCAGAATAGGAACCTCACT AGGTGGAGCTTCACCAGCCTTAAAAAAAGTAGAACATTATTCAGTACAGAAAATAACAGGTGATGGGCGCTGCATGTTTCGTGCACTG GTAAAAGGGATGGCTTATAACAAAGGCGTGAAACTTCACCCTCAAGATGAAAGAGATGATGCAG ATGAATTAAGGATGGCTGTAAAGGAAGCTATTTGTGATGATGAGAAGGAACTTCTTAAATATGAAGAGGCCTTGGTTGCCATTACAGTTGAGGAGTCTTTGAGACG ATATTGCCAACGAATTGGACGGTCTGATTTCTGGGGAGGAGAGTCAGAGCTACTG GTATTATCGAAGTTGTGCTGCCAGCCAATTATGGTATACATACCAGAACAGGAG CATGGAGGAAGGGGCTCTGGTTTCATTCCTATTGCAGAATATGGAGCTGAGTTCCGTAAAGGTTCGAAAAACAGAAAGGTTGTGAGGCTCCTTTATAGTGGGAGGAACCATTATGACCTACTTGTATAA